In Deltaproteobacteria bacterium, the DNA window GGTATCGGGATTTCGGGGAGTGAGATTAGCTCAACAGCCATTGCCAATTACTTTGCAAACCTTGAGGGTACTGATGGGACAGGCCCGCTTGCCATCGTTTCTTTGAGAGATGATCACCTGGAAATTGATGGCGTCAAAGGCGGTTTTCTGGAATATTCGAGGTGGGTTGATCTTACGGAATGGGCTTCGGATCCGGATGGTGTTATCGCCCGGGAGCTGGAAAGGGGGAAGGAGGATCTTGAATCGGATCAGGATCGCTTGTCCATCGCTTTTTGCGGCTTTGATGAACCCCCCGAAGCAGTTGAGAATTTCAAGTTAGATGACAATTTCGATATTCGTCCCATAGACCTTTCCAGAAGGGGACTTCCTTCGTCTGCCATGATCCCGGCCTACAGTTTGGCCTTGAAAGGCATCCGAAAGCCGCAGACCGATATTAATCTTGTGCCAAAGGAGCGCCGGAGACGGCCCAACAGGACCGGTCAATACACCCTGATCGCCCTGTCCGGGCTCCTTATCCTTTTGGCCCTTGCCTGGGGCAGTGGAAATATTATCTCTCAGCAGCTTTATTCGAGGCGGTTGAATGGGGAGATTGCCCGACTGGGGGTCGAGGTCAAGAATATCGAACAGACGCGGATACAGTCCGAAAAAATCGAAATCCGGATTGACTACTTGAACTCTTTATATTCAGGACGCATTCCCCTCTTGGAGGTCCTCAAAGAACTGAGCTTGAGCGTGCCCAAGAACGCCTGGGTCAGACGGTTGATCATTTCGGACGGGAAGGTGGAAATGATTGGGGCCGCCGACGCTGCATCGGAATTGATACTTTCCCTCGAGGCCTCTCCTCTTTTCACAGAGGTGGCGTTCCTATCATCCATCACAAGAAGGGGCCAAGAGAACAAAGAGGTCTTCAGGATCGGCTTGAAGCTCAATCAGCCGTCCTGATATTGCGGCATCAAAATAGGATTTTTCAAGGTATCCATGTTCAAAATCGATTTTCGAAGGAAACATGTTTTTGTGGCGTTAGCCGTATTGCTGGCCCTGGCCATGGGTTATCGGTTTTCCCCCGCGCTTAAGGATTTCTTCTCGCCGAACCAGCAGATTGCGCTGATGGAGAAGAGACTCCAAAAATATCAGGAAATAGTGGATTCCGGGAAGGACCTGAACGACAGGCTTGATTCCCTAAACAAGAAGGCCCAGGAGTTGGAGTCCAGACTTTTGGAGGGGAAAACCCCTTCCCTCGCAGCGGTTGAGGTACAAAACATTATGCAGCAGGCTGCGGCGAAGAGTGCTGTTCAGATCAGCAGCGTGAGGGTCTTGTCCGACAAGAAGCTGGAACCATATGGGTATGTTCTTGTGCCGGTTGAATTTCAGATGCTCCCCACCATCAGACAATTGAAAGAGATCCTGTACCAACTTGAGGCCTATCACAAATATCTGACAGTGGAGAAGCTTGTTGTTCAAGAGTATAATAAGAGGGATCGGCAGCTTCGCTGCGCCATTACTCTGGCGGGTGTAATGAAGAGGAATGAAAATTGAGATTGGGAGATCTGCACCGATGCTGCTAAAAATATGGCTGATGAATGTGATCTTGGCCGTAGCCGTTTTTTTTGCAGGGATGAAATCAATAGAGGTTTGGACGGAAAGACGCACACCCCACATCAGTTCAACCAAGGGCACTTTAGCGTGGACGGAAAAGAGTCTGGAGAAAAAGACGCTCCCTCCTGAAGCTGATTACGAGGTTGTTGTGAGTAATAACCTTTTCTTTGCCGACCGTTCCGAGATTCTTGAGAAATCATCAACAAATGGGCCGGCCTCTGTTCAGCAGGCTGTGGGAGCACAGCTCCAAGGATTGGAGCTGGCCATCAAACAGATGAATCTCTATGGGGTTATTATGGTCGGTGATCATAAGGAGGCCCTTATCGCTTCGGCTTCTCCTGTCAAGAGGCCCGGGACCCCCGCGAAGGATGGGGTCAAACGCGCAAGGGAGGGCGATATGGTGGGAAAATTCAAGGTGGAGGAGATCCGCAGCACGAGTGCGCTGCTCACTGCGGGTGGGTATGAATGGCAGATTACCATCTTCGACAAGGATAACCCCAAAAAACGTGTTCCTGTCAAAAAGGAGGCCGGTCCGATTGTGGTTGGCGCTGACGTCAAGCCGGAGGCCGGGAAGGCATCCGGAGGCGATGAGGAAAAAGCGCCGGTGGCCCCCCCTGCAATCCCAGCAAAGGGGAGGGCTGCACCTGGGACCGGCGAGGCACCTGGAGGCGAGCGGAAAAATGGACAATCGCCCGTGCCTCCAGGTGCCACGCAGGCGATGCCTGAAAAAACGGCAAACCAAGAACAAACAACGCCTGAATCCCCCAGAATTAATCCTGCCACCATATGGAGAGGGTCTCCACCACCCATGCCGAATTTGCCGAGGCCTGCAAAAAGGTAAGCACTCTCCATATTTCATCAAAAAAACGAACGATAGCGGTTGAAAAGGGTATTTCAGGATGTTACATCGAAAAAAAGCAGTTGGGATACTCCGGCGTTTAAAGCTGAAAAGACCCCGAACACACCTGCACGGAAATTCCTCATGGTACTGTGGATACGGTGATTCCGGTCGATGACGGAAGCGATGATGGAACCTTGGACATTGCTGAAAAACTTGGAATTGAAACATTTTATATAGTGTCCTGAACGAAAACCCCGTTCAGGCACAATTACGAATTGAGGAATTGCGGATTCCGAATTGATGGAATAGAGTTGAAATTAATAAAACCAAGTTTTCGATTCCACCCTTTTTGGATTTCCGAGTTTTCGTTCATACACTATATAGTTCTAGGCCCATTCAGGGATGCGAAACTTGAGGTAGATATTTTATGAAACGGATATGGTTCACGAAATCGGGGTGTGGGTGGATGTCTCTGCTCCTAATGGCTTTTCTGTGGAGCTGCGCCGGCCCGCAACCATCAAAGGAGACCGATGTCCTCAAGGTCGAGCGGATGGACAACTCCCTTTCACCTTCCTTGCCGGAATCAGGGCGAAAAAATGCCGGCATGAATAAGCAAGAAGCGCATAAGCAGGAAGAGAAGGTGCGTGCTGATACGGAAAGAGGTCCGGCGACCGGGCAAACAACGGCGTCCGCATCCCCGGAACCAAAAGCCAAGGCGGATACGCCGGGTATTTCAAAGCGCGCACCCGCCCATACGGCTCCGGGACCTGCTGAAGCGCCAAAAACGTCGGCCCCCACGGAAAAGGAAGGCCCGAAGATCGTTCTCAATTTTGACAATGCGGACCTTTATGCCGTGATCAGCACCATCGCCGAATTGCTGGAGATCAATTATATTGTTGATCCCAATGTCACGGGGAAGGTGACCATCAGCACGGCCGGCGGTCTCTATAAAAAGGACCTTTTTCCTGTTTTCCTCCAGATATTGGAGGTCAACGGTCTCACCGCCATCAAAGAGGGGAGCCTGTACCGAATTGTCCAGTTGAAGGACAGCACGCGGATGCCGATCGAGATGCGCCTCTCGGATCAGGACGAAGACACCCCGCCCATGGACAAGGTCATCATTCAGATCATTCCCCTCCAGTTCATAGCTGCCCAGGAGATGGTGAAGCTGTTGACCCCCTTTGTATCCGACGGGGGGACCATCGTCTCCGACACCGCCTCAAATACCCTTATGGTGGTGGACAAGGGGACCAATATTCTGAAGATATTGAGACTGGTGCAGACCTTTGACATCAATATGCTCGAAAAGGTCTCCTACAAGGTTTACCCGGTCAAATATCTCGATGTTGAAGAGGTGTCCAAAACCCTTACCGATTTTACCTCCTCTTATGGAGAGGTCAGCAACGTCTTTGTCAAATTTATCCCCATCACTCAGCTGAATACCCTCTTTGTCGTGAGCACCAGCCCCATTGTATTTAGCAAGGTGGAGGAAATTCTCCGTCAAATCGACGTGATCGACAGGGAGGTGGCGCCCAAGGTCTATGTCTATTTTGTCAAGAACGGAGAGGCGGAAAACCTGGCCGATCTTCTGGACCGAGTGTTCAATAAAAAATCGTCTAAGAAGAAATCAAAGGAGAGCAAGACCGCGGGGTCTGGCGCCGTTTCCAAGAATCCCTTTTCCCGGGAGCGTGTGGCAGAAAAAAAAGCAGAAGAGACCGCTGCCAAATCCAGGGCCGAAGCGCCTGCCGAGAAGGCCCCTGTAACTGTAGAAGGCGAGGCCCCCGGGGCCGGCACCTTGATGGGAGAGGTGAATATCACCCCTGATGAGAGACGGAATGCCCTCATCATCGAGGCCGTCCCTTCTGATTATCGGATCATTGAAAATATCCTGCAAACGATCGATGTCCTGCCGAGGCAGGTGCTGATCGAGGCCACCATCGCGGAGATCACCCATTCGTCGAGCCGCGAGTTGGGCATGGAGTGGGCCCTTGGAAAAGGCGCTGCCGCAGGTGCGGCAAGCTTCATGGCTCGAATAGGAAGGGCCGGCCTCAAGTATTCCATCGGTGTGACCGACGAATGGTATGCCGAACTCAGCGCCCTCGCCTCAAAGGGCCTCGTGAATGTTATCTCCTCTCCCCATGTTCTGGCATCCGACAACAAAGAGGCAAAGATCGATGTCTCCAGAGAGATCCCGGTGGCAAGTGGACAGACCTTTGTATCGTCCGGTTCAACCATATCCGAGACCGCCATCGAGTATCGGGACACGGGCGTGATTCTCTCCGTCACTCCCCACATCAACGATCGGGGCCTGGTCACCATGGACATCAATGAGGAGGTCAGCGATTTGGACAAGGATGTGAATGTGGCGGGCCAGAATTACCCCTCTTTTTTCAAGCGGATCGTCACGACGACGCTGACCGTAAGACACGGTCAGACCATAGCGATCGGAGGCCTGATCAAGGATAGGGAGTCCGACAATGTCAGCGGCGTGCCGTGTCTGATCGACATCCCGGTGGTCCGGTATCTGGCCGGGCTAAACACGAAAGCGACGGAAAAAATTGAGCTTATCGTCCTGCTGACGCCCAGGGTCGTTGCCAATCTGGATGATGTTGATGCGGTGACGGAGGAATTCAAGCAGAAAGCAAGAAATGTCGTGAAGCGGTTTTTTCCAAAATGAGTTAAGGACGGAAGGATGGAATGATGGAATATCTCGGAAGGGTACTGTCGGAGGAGTCTGAAAGAGTATTTGAATCAACCGAACATTGCCCTTGGTTCGTGTGGAGAGTTCAACTCCTGCTATGAGAGTTTCAAACAAGCAGGCCAAATCACAGACGATGAATACGAGCGATTAGACAGCCTCCACTATAAAGTTGAGAATGAATTGCTTAAATTGATCCAATCGCTGCAGAAAAAGCAAAAGGAAGACGTTTGGGAGGACAACTTCCTCCAATGACCCAAACACCGATGCCATCACTGCGTCGCCCCATTATTGCATCATTCCACCATTCCACCATTCCATTATTCCAATATTTGCCTATTCCGTCATTCCAATTTCGTTCATGACCCTTCTTTCTCTCATCGGACGCTGGCTGAAGGTCCCGGTTCGGTTCCGGACGCTTTTCTGGGGATTCGTGAGCAACGAGATCCGCGGACGTTTTGCGGGGTCCATCGGCGGCTTTGTCTGGAGCCTGCTGACCCCGCTGGCCAATCTCTTAATATATATCTTTGTGTTTTCAGTGGTGCTGCAGATCCGCCTGAAACCGATGGAAACCGGTACCGACAGCTTCGCGGTCTTCTTTCTGGCCGGGATGCTGCCGTGGCTGGCCTTTTCAGAGGCGCTTAACGGTTCCACGGATCTTTTTCTGGGAAGGGCCAATCTGATTACCAAGATATCCTTTCCTTTAGAACTCCTCCCGCTGACAGGCGTCATCGTGCCTTTTTTTCTAAATGGTCTCGGATTTGTCATGTATCTGGGGTATCTGGTCCTGAAGGGGTACGCCCATGTGGGGTGGCTCTGGCTTCCGGTGGTGATCGCCGTGCACATGGCATTTACCCTCGGCCTGGTTATTCTGATATCGAGCCTGACCGTCTTTTTAAGGGATATCAAGCAGTTCATTGGGATTGTCATTTCATTGTGGTTCTTTTTGACGCCGATCATCTATCCCCTCGGCATGGTCCCGCAAGGATATCGATGGCTGATCAAATTCAATCCGATGTATCCGTTTATCGAACTCTACCACCAGGTGTTATTGCAGGGCACCTTTTCGTGGGCGATGCTCGGATACGCTATCGGACTGGGCGCCATTCTGCTGGGGGGCGCCATCCTTTTTTTCGAACGTTCCAAGTATGCCTTTGCGGATGTCTTGTAGGGAGATGGAAAAGATATCGGCGGCGGTGGATGCGCAACATCTGACAAAGGAGTACAGGGTCTACCGGAAGCCTTTTGACCGTCTCAAAGAAGCCCTTCGTCGTCGGGCCTGCCATGACCTTGTTGCAGCGTTAACCGATGTTTCTTTTCAGGTAGTCCCGGGCGGTACGTTAGGGATCATCGGTGAGAACGGCGCCGGCAAGTCGACCCTGCTGAAGATACTGGCCGGCACGGTAAGACCCACTTCGGGAAAACTTACGCGCAGGGGCAGACTGGCGGCCCTCCTGGAGCTGGGTTCCGGCTTTCATCCGGAATTCAGCGGGCGACAAAACATCTACCTGAATGCCGC includes these proteins:
- the pilM gene encoding pilus assembly protein PilM; the protein is MLFQTSLGIDIQDHSVSLAYVKASFKGIRLAAYAVYPLEGEAPFEENLDEIGGLIRDFMTKNRVSAGAVFSGMPRSKAIIRYVELPSAVKENLRESLGYEMEKYIPLPGDDIYFDYQIVSEDKESGKLKLLLVAARREAIDKHLDLAAHIGIGISGSEISSTAIANYFANLEGTDGTGPLAIVSLRDDHLEIDGVKGGFLEYSRWVDLTEWASDPDGVIARELERGKEDLESDQDRLSIAFCGFDEPPEAVENFKLDDNFDIRPIDLSRRGLPSSAMIPAYSLALKGIRKPQTDINLVPKERRRRPNRTGQYTLIALSGLLILLALAWGSGNIISQQLYSRRLNGEIARLGVEVKNIEQTRIQSEKIEIRIDYLNSLYSGRIPLLEVLKELSLSVPKNAWVRRLIISDGKVEMIGAADAASELILSLEASPLFTEVAFLSSITRRGQENKEVFRIGLKLNQPS
- a CDS encoding type II secretion system protein M gives rise to the protein MFKIDFRRKHVFVALAVLLALAMGYRFSPALKDFFSPNQQIALMEKRLQKYQEIVDSGKDLNDRLDSLNKKAQELESRLLEGKTPSLAAVEVQNIMQQAAAKSAVQISSVRVLSDKKLEPYGYVLVPVEFQMLPTIRQLKEILYQLEAYHKYLTVEKLVVQEYNKRDRQLRCAITLAGVMKRNEN
- the gspD gene encoding type II secretion system secretin GspD, encoding MNKQEAHKQEEKVRADTERGPATGQTTASASPEPKAKADTPGISKRAPAHTAPGPAEAPKTSAPTEKEGPKIVLNFDNADLYAVISTIAELLEINYIVDPNVTGKVTISTAGGLYKKDLFPVFLQILEVNGLTAIKEGSLYRIVQLKDSTRMPIEMRLSDQDEDTPPMDKVIIQIIPLQFIAAQEMVKLLTPFVSDGGTIVSDTASNTLMVVDKGTNILKILRLVQTFDINMLEKVSYKVYPVKYLDVEEVSKTLTDFTSSYGEVSNVFVKFIPITQLNTLFVVSTSPIVFSKVEEILRQIDVIDREVAPKVYVYFVKNGEAENLADLLDRVFNKKSSKKKSKESKTAGSGAVSKNPFSRERVAEKKAEETAAKSRAEAPAEKAPVTVEGEAPGAGTLMGEVNITPDERRNALIIEAVPSDYRIIENILQTIDVLPRQVLIEATIAEITHSSSRELGMEWALGKGAAAGAASFMARIGRAGLKYSIGVTDEWYAELSALASKGLVNVISSPHVLASDNKEAKIDVSREIPVASGQTFVSSGSTISETAIEYRDTGVILSVTPHINDRGLVTMDINEEVSDLDKDVNVAGQNYPSFFKRIVTTTLTVRHGQTIAIGGLIKDRESDNVSGVPCLIDIPVVRYLAGLNTKATEKIELIVLLTPRVVANLDDVDAVTEEFKQKARNVVKRFFPK
- a CDS encoding four helix bundle protein; amino-acid sequence: MSEGYCRRSLKEYLNQPNIALGSCGEFNSCYESFKQAGQITDDEYERLDSLHYKVENELLKLIQSLQKKQKEDVWEDNFLQ
- a CDS encoding ABC transporter permease — translated: MTLLSLIGRWLKVPVRFRTLFWGFVSNEIRGRFAGSIGGFVWSLLTPLANLLIYIFVFSVVLQIRLKPMETGTDSFAVFFLAGMLPWLAFSEALNGSTDLFLGRANLITKISFPLELLPLTGVIVPFFLNGLGFVMYLGYLVLKGYAHVGWLWLPVVIAVHMAFTLGLVILISSLTVFLRDIKQFIGIVISLWFFLTPIIYPLGMVPQGYRWLIKFNPMYPFIELYHQVLLQGTFSWAMLGYAIGLGAILLGGAILFFERSKYAFADVL